A genomic region of Sideroxydans sp. CL21 contains the following coding sequences:
- the kdpE gene encoding two-component system response regulator KdpE: MNNSATIIVIEDEAQIRRFLRTTLVSEGYQVIEAETGKQGLTEAATRKPDLVILDLGLPDMDGVEVVRGIRTWSTVPVIILSARSQESDKVSALDAGADDYLVKPFGVGELLARIRVALRHVTSISTGVEEGVFSVDELRVDMTHRNVTVSGAEVHLTPLEYRLLTVLVKHAGKVLTHQLLLREVWGPNYVERAHYLRIYMGILRHKLEKDPARPRFLLTESGVGYRLAAI; the protein is encoded by the coding sequence ATGAATAATTCCGCCACCATTATTGTTATCGAGGATGAAGCGCAGATACGCCGCTTCCTGCGCACTACGCTGGTATCGGAAGGCTATCAGGTGATCGAAGCTGAAACCGGCAAGCAGGGCTTGACCGAGGCCGCAACACGCAAACCGGACCTGGTCATTCTCGATCTCGGCCTGCCCGATATGGACGGAGTGGAGGTTGTCAGAGGAATACGTACGTGGTCTACCGTTCCCGTCATCATCCTGTCCGCTCGCTCGCAGGAAAGCGACAAGGTTTCCGCGCTGGATGCGGGGGCGGATGATTATCTGGTCAAGCCTTTTGGCGTCGGTGAGTTGCTGGCAAGGATACGCGTGGCATTGCGTCATGTGACTTCGATTTCGACTGGAGTGGAAGAAGGCGTTTTCTCAGTGGACGAGTTAAGGGTGGACATGACGCATCGCAATGTCACAGTCAGCGGTGCGGAAGTGCATCTCACTCCACTCGAGTACCGTCTGCTGACCGTGTTAGTCAAGCACGCGGGCAAGGTGCTGACGCACCAGTTGTTGCTCAGGGAAGTCTGGGGGCCGAACTACGTGGAGCGAGCTCACTATCTGCGTATCTATATGGGTATCCTGCGCCACAAACTGGAGAAAGATCCTGCACGACCGCGTTTCCTGCTGACGGAAAGCGGTGTGGGTTACAGACTGGCTGCGATTTGA
- a CDS encoding PTS sugar transporter subunit IIA, producing the protein MSHISKYLWPEDILLDVDVANKTQLFNDIGRHMEREHGMSHEWLIAGLSRREQLGSTGLGEGVAIPHARIEGLSQIHIAYLRLKTPIPFDAPDGKPVSDIIVILVPKQATEEHLQILAETTQIFADSKFRENLHSCQHAIEVKSMIESFAW; encoded by the coding sequence TTGAGCCACATTTCAAAATACCTTTGGCCCGAAGACATTCTTCTCGATGTCGATGTGGCCAACAAGACCCAGCTTTTTAATGATATTGGTCGACATATGGAGAGGGAGCATGGCATGTCACATGAGTGGCTGATTGCAGGTCTTTCCCGTAGGGAACAACTTGGATCGACTGGTTTGGGAGAGGGGGTTGCCATCCCCCACGCCAGAATCGAAGGTCTTTCCCAAATACATATTGCCTATTTGCGACTCAAAACCCCGATTCCTTTCGATGCTCCAGATGGGAAACCCGTATCCGACATCATCGTCATACTGGTCCCCAAACAAGCTACTGAAGAACATCTTCAAATTCTGGCCGAAACTACCCAGATATTCGCTGATAGTAAGTTTCGTGAGAACCTGCATTCGTGTCAACATGCGATTGAGGTCAAATCAATGATCGAGTCATTTGCTTGGTGA